TAATGTCCTCTAAAAAATGTTTCAATAGTGTTGTAATGGTTGGCGGCAATCACGTAAAAAAGCGCAAGCCACCAAAACATCATTCCTGCTGTAAACACGATGCAACCTGCGACTGTAATTTCAGGAAGCCACAACCTAAAGCAACTAAGTTAAACAGTGATTGTTTTCTAGTTAATTCCCTGGTAGGTACTAAATCCGTTCAAAAGGTGGCAGAGACAACGCTCCCTATTACACTATTTACTGGTTTAACTGTTCTAGAAGATATTGTTTCTATCAGCGTTGTGCCAAATTTAGCTGGAATAACACAAAATGCTAGAGTAATCAAGGATAAAGTAGTAAATATTGGCCTTATACCTGCAACAATTACGATAACAATTGCCGGCGTCGCTTTGCCTGCTGTTGTAAATACGACTCTCCCATTCCAAGAGCATACCGATTTCCCAGGCGCTTGTCCACAGGATATTTTACAAGAAACACCGCTTGAAATAGAAGGAACCTTCAGTCAACCAGGGGTACCAGTTGTAGACGTTGCTGGGGTTACTCTTGTTGAAGGTATTTTATTTAAGATTGTATTACGCACAACTATTACAGTAACTCGTCCAGTGATTAAAGATGCTGAGGGGAACTTTTGTGATGCTAATCCTAATCGCTGCGAAACCCCAGCAACTCCTCCATCATTCACTTTTCCACCGCCAGAGAATGGTGGAATAATATAGTAGTAAATGTAGCTACAAACAGTTAAATAGGGCTGCCCCAATGGCTTCCATGGCTTTTGGGGATAAGCCTATTTATATACAGCACAATATACTTTTCTCCTCATGTACTTAAAGAAAGATTAATCATGTGAATCTTCAATCAGTGGGGTTTTTTATTCATCCACCACGGCTTGTTAGTACCGTAATGGTATGACCTAAAGGTCTCTAAACGAATCGTATTAGGTGCTGCTATCTCCCACTTAGACTTGTTGCAGTAAAGATTATCCAACTCCTGAAGCGGGAGACTTACAGCACCTTATATGCGGGATAAATAATAGCTCCTCAATAGCCCTTAGCTTCATATTGCCAATGTAGGATGCTTAACGAAATCTTCTACCAGAAGTTATTACTATGCAACTTCTTATTAGTAGGACTTTATCTGCTACTGAAAAGAGCAGAACAAGCATATGAACAAAGACGCGGGGTGCCCGTTTAGCAACGGAGCAAATCAAATGAGATAAAGGAATCATGCCACCAAACAGGGGTATGCCGACTTCTGGGCGGTAAGCGTGTTTTTAGTCGGCCTTCCTCTTAGTGGCGAACTGATGAGGCCTTATCGTAGGGTGATTCAGTGAAGTCGCATCGTTGCTGGACGATGGATCCGGACGTGGCTATTCGGTTATTTCGTTATCCCCAAGCTCCTCATTTTATAGTTTCCTATACAGTAAAAAACTGGGAATACGGAAAGATCCCAGTGATGACTGTAGCAATTTTCCTCGTTTTGAATTTATTCATAGTGCTTCCATCTTCCCTATGAAAGAAACAATTTGATACAATCGTATTATACGAAAACATGGAGGGATACAATGCCATTAAAGGATAAAAAGGTTATTGCACTTGTAGAGAATGAATTTGAAGACTTGGAACTTTGGTACCCAGTCCTTCGTCTGCAAGAAGATGGTGCTGTCGTTCATTTGGTAGGGGATGAAGCTAAGAAGACGTATCAAGGCAAGTATGGGGTACCAGCAACATCTGACTACGCGTTTTCTGATGTGAATGCTGCTGAATACGATGCTATTTTAGTTCCAGGTGGTTGGGCTCCGGATAAGCTTCGCCGTTATGCCGAAGTCATTAAACTAGTTCAGGAAATGGATGAACATAGAAAACCGATTGGTCAAATTTGTCATGCGGGCTGGGTATTAATCTCCGCTAAAATCTTAACAGGTAAAAAAGTGACCAGTACGCCAGGAATAAAAGATGATATGAAAAATGCTGGGGCAACTTGGATAGACGACCCCGTCGTTGTCGATGGACATCTTATTTCAAGCCGCAGACCACCTGATCTGCCAGCTTATATGAAAGCCTTTTGTGATGTATTAGCAAACGAATAACATCCAGTTATCCTACTAGCCTGCCGCAATGTGCTACAAAATAGTAATTTAGCGGAGTGTAAAAAGAATCATGATGTAAACTCTATGCATTGTCTAAGGAAATAAGAACACCCTACCGCATGAAGCCCAAAATAAGTCTCCAACGAATGAAATACGATTTGTCGGAGACTTATTCATTTACAGCTATCCTTTACATAAAGAAACCGTTTCCATATAATGAAAAGAAGGAATCATCTGATAATAAGGAGGGGTAAAATGAAGCAAGTAGAGGAAGGGATATTGCTTTGGGAGCCAAGTGAAGAAAGAAAAACAACCGCTAAAATTAACAGCTATATCAAATGGCTAGGTGAACATAAAAACATGCATTTCCAAGATTACCATGCTTTATGGGATTGGTCGGTTCATGAAATAGAGGCATTTTGGGCTAGTATTTGGGATTATTTTGACCTTCAGGCAGAAGAAGGCTATCAAACTATTTTATCCTCCCATCATATGCCAGGGGCAAAATGGTTTCCAGAAGCAACGGTAAACTATACGGAACATATCTTTCGAAACCGTGCGACTTCCAACCAACCCGCCATCATTCACACATCGGAAAGTAGAAAAATAAAGACAGTATCATGGAGGCAGCTCTATCAAGATACAGCGGCTATGCAACAAGTATTAAAACGTCTCGGCATTCAGAAAGGAGACCGCGTCGTCGCTTATTTGCCGAATATTTATGAGGCAGTCGTTGCGTTTCTAGCCACTGCAAGTGTTGGGGCAATCTGGTCTAGTGCTTCTCCTGATTTCGGTACACAAAGTGTCATTGATCGCTTTCAGCAAATAGAACCAAAATTGTTTTTTACCATTGATGGCTACGTATACGGCGGCAAAGCTTTTGACAGAACAGATGTAGCAGCTGAGATTCAATCCAGTTTACCAACATTAGAAGCAACCATTGCGATTTCCTATTTAGAAGAACAAGCAACTTTCGCTTCTTTACAGCATGTTATTCATTGGGAGCAAGCAATTAAAGAAGCTCCTGTTCGTCCATTAAGCTTTACGTATGTCGCTTTTAACGATCCCCTATGGGTACTCTTCTCTTCTGGAACAACAGGAAAACCAAAACCCATTGTTCAGAGTCAAGGCGGTATCTTATTGGAGCATTTAAAAGCACTAACGTTTCATGTCGATCTCGGAGAAGGTGATCGTTTCTTCTGGTTTACGACAACAGGATGGATGATGTGGAATTTCCTTATTGGAGGGCTACTAACAGGAAGTACCATCATTTTGTATGACGGAAATCCTGCTTATCCTTCTAAAGGTAGATTGTGGCAGTTAGCAGAAGAAACGAAAATGACTGTATTCGGAACAAGTGCGAGTTACATTACTTCTTGCATGAAGGATAATATAAAACCGTATGAGAATTATGACTTGAGTCAGTTAAAAAATATCAGCTCAACCGGATCTCCGCTTCCACCAGAAGGTTTTTTATGGTGTTATGAAAATGTGAAAAAAGATTTATGGATCGCTTCTGCCAGTGGAGGAACAGACGTATGTACTGCATTTATTTTAGGAGTCCCAACTTTGCCAGTCTATGCTGGAGAATTGCAATGCCGTGGCTTAGGAGCTAAAATCGAATCTTTTAATGACAATGGGAAACCGGTGATAGAAGAGGTTGGTGAACTTGTATTAACGGAACCTTTCCCATCTATGCCGATTTATTTTTGGAATGACCCGGACGGCTCCCGTTTAAAGGAAAGCTATTTTAATGTTTTCCCGGGTATATGGCGGCATGGAGATTACTTAAAAATAACTAAACGAAAAACATGCGTCATTTACGGACGCTCAGATGCAACGATTAATCGAGGTGGTGTGCGCATTGGCACAAGCGAAATTTATCGAGCTGTGGACCATATCCCCGAAATTGCGGACAGCTTAATTGTCGATATTCCGCAACCAAATAGTGATTCCTTTGTTCCATTGTTTGTTGTGATGAAGGACGGTTGTCAGTTAACAGACGATTTAAAACAACAGATTAACCAGCATATTCGAGCACACTGCTCCCCTCGACACGTTCCTACTGGCATTTACGAAGTTCCAGATTTGCCAAGAACGTTAAACGGTAAGAAACTGGAAATTCCAGTGAAGAAAATATTACAAGGGAAACAAATGGAGCAAATTGTTAATAAAGGTTCATTACACAACGCTGCGGCATTAGATGCCTTTTACCAATTTGCCGAAAAAATAAAGACTTGAACTTAAGTCCATGCAGAAGAGTCTAGGACAAATGATGCTATTAACTCCAGACGAGTGATGCTCTGAAAATACTTGTAATCTTCTGCGGGAGTGAAATCCCGCAGTACATTAGCACTAGGAACTTCACAATCGTCCTAAAGTGCGCGAAGTATGTTTCCGGAGCGGATTATATGCACATTCATCATTTCTATCTAGGGGAAACTTTTGCAATTAGGCATTGTTAAAAACACGTATTATGAAAGCTGCCTAAGCTTTCACCAACATAACTATCCCGAATATTAGGTGTGCAGTACGATCCCACTTCGGGAACCAGAGTAGGTGCATAGCGGGGTTAACGATACCTAAATTCCCCATTCATTGGACCTGTAAGTGTTCAACCGCGAAAGGTGTGTCACGCATAATTTTTCAAGAACGCTCTACTTCAATCAGTGGGAGATGAGTAAACCCTCCACTGATTGAAGATTCACTTTATACGTGTAATTTTGCTACCTGCTTTTGTGTAAGTAGGCTCACTACAACATAAACGAAAAATGAAATGACAACTGGCATGACGACCGAATGGATACCAAACGGCTGTGGAAAAAAGGTGTCTGATAAAATATACAGCCCGACTCCAGCAATCATGGAAGCAAGCGCACCGTATTTATTCCCTTTTTCCCAATATAATCCCAATACGATCGGC
This genomic interval from Virgibacillus pantothenticus contains the following:
- a CDS encoding type 1 glutamine amidotransferase domain-containing protein, which translates into the protein MPLKDKKVIALVENEFEDLELWYPVLRLQEDGAVVHLVGDEAKKTYQGKYGVPATSDYAFSDVNAAEYDAILVPGGWAPDKLRRYAEVIKLVQEMDEHRKPIGQICHAGWVLISAKILTGKKVTSTPGIKDDMKNAGATWIDDPVVVDGHLISSRRPPDLPAYMKAFCDVLANE
- a CDS encoding acetoacetate--CoA ligase — translated: MKQVEEGILLWEPSEERKTTAKINSYIKWLGEHKNMHFQDYHALWDWSVHEIEAFWASIWDYFDLQAEEGYQTILSSHHMPGAKWFPEATVNYTEHIFRNRATSNQPAIIHTSESRKIKTVSWRQLYQDTAAMQQVLKRLGIQKGDRVVAYLPNIYEAVVAFLATASVGAIWSSASPDFGTQSVIDRFQQIEPKLFFTIDGYVYGGKAFDRTDVAAEIQSSLPTLEATIAISYLEEQATFASLQHVIHWEQAIKEAPVRPLSFTYVAFNDPLWVLFSSGTTGKPKPIVQSQGGILLEHLKALTFHVDLGEGDRFFWFTTTGWMMWNFLIGGLLTGSTIILYDGNPAYPSKGRLWQLAEETKMTVFGTSASYITSCMKDNIKPYENYDLSQLKNISSTGSPLPPEGFLWCYENVKKDLWIASASGGTDVCTAFILGVPTLPVYAGELQCRGLGAKIESFNDNGKPVIEEVGELVLTEPFPSMPIYFWNDPDGSRLKESYFNVFPGIWRHGDYLKITKRKTCVIYGRSDATINRGGVRIGTSEIYRAVDHIPEIADSLIVDIPQPNSDSFVPLFVVMKDGCQLTDDLKQQINQHIRAHCSPRHVPTGIYEVPDLPRTLNGKKLEIPVKKILQGKQMEQIVNKGSLHNAAALDAFYQFAEKIKT